Proteins encoded within one genomic window of Eurosta solidaginis isolate ZX-2024a chromosome 1, ASM4086904v1, whole genome shotgun sequence:
- the LOC137245647 gene encoding putative enoyl-CoA hydratase/isomerase YngF isoform X1 encodes MFEAMTNLLRYNNSFTGLFKPLNVQERCRRKLQKYYSSKWSKPPVLYDKDDHITLIGLNRPNSRNTVDSETAKCLSEAISSFEADRSSPVAVIYGMGGSLCAGQDLTDLENKFRNNDLKEDYNAFCNHGLFRKHSQKPIVCGINGYCVADGLELALFCDLRVMEDTAILGFFGRPAGLHLKCGGSARLPSLIGYSRSLDLLLTGRRVCAKEALQIGLANRIVATGTALGQAVHLAFSIAKFPIEALQRDRENVYLNNYERRKGIRQAMKNETAPIGDYVKSAIRDSLFRCESLRMKGQKLASIQAKPKAVQNWEHEETLHEERSIIKRSH; translated from the exons ATGTTTGAAGCAATGACGAATTTACTAAGATATAATAATAGCTTCACGGGTTTGTTTAAGCCTTTAAAT GTGCAAGAACGATGTCGGCGAAAACTGCAGAAATATTATTCATCAAAATGGAGTAAGCCACCTGTGTTATATGATAAGGATGATCATATTACTTTGATTGGTTTAAACCGACCAAATAGTCGCAACACCGTGGACAGTGAGACCGCTAAATGTTTAAGCGAAGCAATAAGTAGCTTCGAAGCAGATCGAAGTTCACCAGTCGCAGTGATTTATGGAATGGGTGGATCGCTTTGCGCTGGTCAAGACCTCACGGATTTAGAAAACAAATTTAGAAATAATGATTTAAAAGAGGACTATAATGCATTTTGTAATCATGGCTTATTCCGTAAACATTCTCAAAAACCAATAGTATGTGGCATTAATGGATATTGCGTTGCCGATGGTTTGGAATTAGCCCTATTTTGTGATCTTCGCGTTATGGAAGACACGGCTATTTTGGGATTTTTTGGCCGACCAGCGGGTCTGCATCTAAAATGTGGTGGATCAGCCAGGCTACCGTCGTTAATTGGATACTCCCGGTCATTAGACTTATTGTTAACCGGTAGGCGGGTATGTGCCAAAGAAGCCCTGCAAATAGGGCTAGCGAATCGTATAGTAGCCACAGGCACAGCTCTAGGACAAGCAGTCCACTTAGCGTTTTCAATTGCGAAATTTCCAATCGAGGCACTTCAGCGAGACCGTGAAAATGTATACTTAAATAACTACGAACGGCGCAAGGGTATACGACAAGCAATGAAGAATGAAACTGCACCAATAGGCGATTATGTTAAAAGTGCGATCAGAGACAGCTTATTTAGGTGTGAAAGCT taagaatGAAAGGCCAAAAACTAGCTTCCATACAAGCGAAACCGAAAGCTGTGCAGAACTGGGAACATGAAGAAACGCTTCATGAGGAACGCTCTATAATAAAACGATCACATTAG
- the LOC137245647 gene encoding putative enoyl-CoA hydratase/isomerase YngF isoform X2: MFEAMTNLLRYNNSFTGLFKPLNVQERCRRKLQKYYSSKWSKPPVLYDKDDHITLIGLNRPNSRNTVDSETAKCLSEAISSFEADRSSPVAVIYGMGGSLCAGQDLTDLENKFRNNDLKEDYNAFCNHGLFRKHSQKPIVCGINGYCVADGLELALFCDLRVMEDTAILGFFGRPAGLHLKCGGSARLPSLIGYSRSLDLLLTGRRVCAKEALQIGLANRIVATGTALGQAVHLAFSIAKFPIEALQRDRENVYLNNYERRKGIRQAMKNETAPIGDYVKSAIRDSLFRCES, translated from the exons ATGTTTGAAGCAATGACGAATTTACTAAGATATAATAATAGCTTCACGGGTTTGTTTAAGCCTTTAAAT GTGCAAGAACGATGTCGGCGAAAACTGCAGAAATATTATTCATCAAAATGGAGTAAGCCACCTGTGTTATATGATAAGGATGATCATATTACTTTGATTGGTTTAAACCGACCAAATAGTCGCAACACCGTGGACAGTGAGACCGCTAAATGTTTAAGCGAAGCAATAAGTAGCTTCGAAGCAGATCGAAGTTCACCAGTCGCAGTGATTTATGGAATGGGTGGATCGCTTTGCGCTGGTCAAGACCTCACGGATTTAGAAAACAAATTTAGAAATAATGATTTAAAAGAGGACTATAATGCATTTTGTAATCATGGCTTATTCCGTAAACATTCTCAAAAACCAATAGTATGTGGCATTAATGGATATTGCGTTGCCGATGGTTTGGAATTAGCCCTATTTTGTGATCTTCGCGTTATGGAAGACACGGCTATTTTGGGATTTTTTGGCCGACCAGCGGGTCTGCATCTAAAATGTGGTGGATCAGCCAGGCTACCGTCGTTAATTGGATACTCCCGGTCATTAGACTTATTGTTAACCGGTAGGCGGGTATGTGCCAAAGAAGCCCTGCAAATAGGGCTAGCGAATCGTATAGTAGCCACAGGCACAGCTCTAGGACAAGCAGTCCACTTAGCGTTTTCAATTGCGAAATTTCCAATCGAGGCACTTCAGCGAGACCGTGAAAATGTATACTTAAATAACTACGAACGGCGCAAGGGTATACGACAAGCAATGAAGAATGAAACTGCACCAATAGGCGATTATGTTAAAAGTGCGATCAGAGACAGCTTATTTAGGTGTGAAAGCT aa